The following proteins come from a genomic window of Streptomyces liliiviolaceus:
- a CDS encoding AfsR/SARP family transcriptional regulator, translating into MEIHVLGPVGLVLHERRIGLGSDKARLALAALALEVGRPVPLDTLVDRLWDDPPSRARENVHTYISRIRRTIRTAAAAAPELRAPSIDHRTHTYTLVADRDSVDWHRYRRLAERAGVVSAEGDDVRAAGLMREAECMWQEPLAGLPGLWPERVRTSLAEHRRGIVATRIAVELRLGRFTEMAGELSSLVEQYPSDETLAGQLMTAHYGSGRHAEALLLYQRVRRILSADFGTDPGEELVRIHQHILGRAPVRELTGQTAPEPAVRAAEPRAGFRRVTGHLPRQTALIGRHEEMGRIRAAMDTASEHGSVVTLESISGMAGVGKSALAMGAADKLGDRFPDHLYLNLRAHAAGQEPLEPADALATLLRMLDVPPQSIPTDVDERAALWRKALGHRRALIILDDAAGPEQVRPLLPGAAECFTLVTSRRRLVGLPGGRALALDVLPPDDAVELFREFAGLRATDDGDDTGDIAEIVRLCGYLPLAIEIAANRLSAHPSWNLAVLGERLSRSDGRLAEIRDGYSEITRAFEVSYQTLTAEEQSTFRLLSLHVGPEFGLSAAAALLGRTVTGTERLLESLLQCHLLLEPVPNRFQFHDLLGEYAHLLCAGQDPEEQREAARQRLAGHYLRTADHCDRLLYPRRIRLEAAEFTAGTSDSTPLDPTACVRGHAPADASEALAWFVAERVNLLGVEEYLRTHDPRSQAALLSHVLAGFLDSECYWTDSVRLHGAAAEFWSGNVDRSGGDGPGRGRHEAGLCRALLDLATAYMATSLYAHAERAATDALRLARVVHDADAEAEALRELGILYWHMSQYERALDFHKQSLALCARTGDQWRLARCRNNIAICLLYFGEHDASMTYVQNAISGFRAADDPRMLAKTMNNLGTLYLHMGDPELARQTMEQALRIAERAGNRSDRATLQINLAEILASSGDPHTALAMYRTALPIFRKLADRKNEAITLTRLGDVYHHVSQTEHAVTHLQQALALSRSIGATLEEIQAERLLGKCEFALGHVDVAVRHLESARDSARRIHAPEEEGLAEAALAEIHRKRSEPNAIDRD; encoded by the coding sequence GTGGAGATCCATGTGCTCGGGCCCGTCGGCCTCGTCCTCCACGAGCGCCGGATCGGTCTCGGCTCCGACAAGGCTAGGCTCGCCCTGGCCGCTTTGGCACTGGAGGTCGGTCGTCCCGTCCCGCTGGACACGCTGGTCGACCGTCTGTGGGACGACCCGCCGTCCCGGGCCCGGGAGAACGTGCACACGTACATCTCCAGGATCCGGCGGACGATCCGCACGGCGGCCGCCGCCGCGCCGGAGCTGAGGGCCCCGTCCATCGACCACCGCACCCACACGTACACCCTGGTCGCCGACCGGGACTCGGTCGACTGGCACCGGTACCGTCGCCTCGCCGAACGGGCCGGGGTGGTCTCCGCCGAGGGCGACGACGTACGGGCCGCAGGGCTCATGCGGGAGGCCGAGTGCATGTGGCAGGAGCCGCTCGCGGGCCTGCCCGGACTGTGGCCCGAACGCGTCCGCACGAGTCTGGCGGAGCACAGGCGAGGGATCGTCGCCACCCGGATCGCCGTGGAACTGCGGCTGGGCCGGTTCACGGAGATGGCGGGCGAGCTGTCGTCCCTCGTGGAGCAGTACCCGTCGGACGAGACGCTGGCGGGCCAGTTGATGACCGCACACTACGGCAGCGGACGGCACGCGGAAGCACTTCTCCTCTACCAGCGGGTCCGCAGGATTCTGAGCGCCGACTTCGGCACTGATCCGGGTGAGGAACTCGTCCGGATCCACCAGCACATCCTCGGCAGGGCGCCGGTACGGGAACTCACAGGACAGACCGCCCCCGAACCGGCCGTCCGCGCGGCAGAACCGCGGGCCGGCTTCCGCCGGGTGACGGGACATCTCCCCCGGCAGACCGCGCTCATCGGCCGCCACGAGGAGATGGGGCGGATCCGCGCGGCCATGGACACAGCTTCTGAACACGGCTCGGTCGTCACACTGGAGTCCATCTCCGGCATGGCGGGGGTCGGAAAGTCCGCGCTGGCCATGGGCGCGGCCGACAAGCTGGGCGACCGCTTCCCGGACCACCTGTATCTCAACCTCAGGGCCCACGCCGCGGGGCAGGAACCGCTCGAACCGGCGGACGCGCTCGCCACCCTGTTACGCATGCTCGACGTGCCCCCGCAGTCCATTCCCACGGATGTCGACGAACGGGCCGCCCTCTGGCGCAAGGCCCTGGGGCACCGACGGGCTCTGATCATTCTCGACGATGCGGCGGGGCCCGAACAGGTCCGGCCCCTGCTGCCGGGCGCGGCCGAGTGCTTCACCCTCGTCACGAGCCGTCGCCGGCTGGTCGGGCTGCCGGGCGGCCGGGCGCTGGCCCTGGACGTACTGCCGCCGGATGACGCGGTCGAACTGTTCCGCGAGTTCGCGGGGCTCCGAGCCACCGACGACGGGGACGATACCGGGGACATCGCCGAGATCGTGAGGCTCTGCGGATACCTGCCGCTCGCGATAGAGATCGCCGCCAACCGGCTGAGCGCACACCCTTCCTGGAACCTCGCCGTGCTGGGCGAACGGCTCTCGCGCTCCGACGGGCGCCTCGCCGAGATCCGCGACGGATATTCCGAGATAACTCGCGCGTTCGAGGTCTCGTACCAGACGCTCACGGCGGAGGAACAGTCGACCTTCCGGCTACTCAGTCTGCACGTGGGGCCGGAGTTCGGCCTGTCCGCGGCGGCCGCGCTGCTCGGGCGTACGGTCACCGGCACGGAACGGCTCCTTGAGTCGCTGCTCCAGTGCCACCTGTTGCTGGAACCAGTCCCGAACCGCTTCCAGTTCCACGACCTCCTGGGCGAGTACGCGCACCTGCTGTGTGCCGGCCAGGACCCGGAGGAACAACGCGAAGCCGCCCGGCAGCGACTGGCGGGCCACTACCTCCGTACCGCCGACCACTGCGACCGCCTACTGTATCCACGGCGCATCCGGCTGGAGGCGGCGGAATTCACCGCCGGGACGTCCGACTCAACTCCCCTGGACCCCACGGCGTGCGTACGGGGCCACGCCCCGGCGGACGCCTCGGAGGCCCTTGCCTGGTTCGTGGCCGAGCGGGTCAACCTCCTGGGCGTCGAGGAGTACCTCAGGACACACGACCCCCGGTCGCAGGCCGCCCTCCTCAGCCATGTCCTGGCGGGTTTTCTGGACAGCGAGTGCTACTGGACGGACTCCGTCCGGCTGCACGGCGCGGCGGCCGAGTTCTGGAGCGGGAACGTGGACCGAAGCGGAGGCGACGGCCCGGGCCGGGGCCGGCACGAGGCCGGGCTGTGCCGGGCCCTTCTCGACCTCGCGACCGCCTACATGGCGACCAGTCTGTACGCGCATGCCGAGCGGGCGGCGACGGACGCCCTGCGGCTCGCCAGGGTCGTGCACGACGCCGACGCGGAGGCGGAGGCCTTGCGTGAACTGGGCATCCTGTACTGGCACATGAGCCAGTACGAGCGGGCGCTGGACTTCCACAAGCAGTCGCTGGCGCTGTGTGCGCGGACCGGCGACCAGTGGCGGCTCGCGCGCTGCCGGAACAACATAGCGATATGCCTGCTCTACTTCGGTGAGCATGACGCCTCCATGACGTACGTCCAGAACGCGATCAGCGGGTTCCGCGCGGCGGACGACCCTCGGATGCTGGCCAAGACCATGAACAACCTCGGGACCCTGTATCTCCACATGGGCGATCCGGAACTGGCACGTCAGACGATGGAGCAGGCCCTCAGGATCGCGGAGCGCGCGGGCAACCGGTCGGACAGGGCGACCCTGCAAATCAATCTCGCGGAGATCCTCGCCTCGTCGGGGGATCCTCACACCGCGCTCGCGATGTACCGCACCGCGCTGCCGATCTTCCGCAAGCTGGCCGACCGGAAGAACGAAGCGATCACGCTCACGCGTCTCGGCGATGTCTACCACCACGTGTCCCAGACGGAACACGCCGTCACCCACCTCCAGCAGGCACTAGCGCTCTCCCGGAGCATCGGCGCGACGCTGGAGGAGATCCAAGCCGAACGCCTCCTCGGCAAGTGCGAGTTCGCGCTCGGCCACGTGGATGTCGCCGTGCGCCACCTTGAGTCGGCGCGTGACTCGGCACGACGGATCCACGCGCCCGAGGAGGAGGGTCTGGCGGAGGCGGCCCTGGCGGAGATCCACCGCAAGCGATCAGAACCGAACGCGATCGATCGGGATTGA
- a CDS encoding saccharopine dehydrogenase family protein translates to MPETAAPGPASGPALVPPSGTVHWIGAGLSTGSGLAALCGAADRVRLWHRTEERAGRALAALGLAGRAEPRAYTLEALTAELAPGDVVVSMLPAPEHTGLLAACVAGRAHFACSSYVSDAVLDQVPAATAAGVVVLTEAGLDPGIDHLFAHDLIARARAEIGADTAAEVSLTSYCGGVPAVPNDFRYRFSWAPAGVLGALRSPARYIEAGAETTAPRPWEATRPHEVDGETFEVYPNRDSVPFVGQYGLPPAWKPQTFVRGTLRLAGWSEAWQPVFTQLVGGDDRSIADLARDLAARYPTTDADRDRVVLAVTFEVRGGSGHRWSGRYLLDLEGEAQESAMARCVSGMLAVGVGAILRGTLPPGLNRAAETPERSEEWLAQLAGEGIEFTLRVGD, encoded by the coding sequence ATGCCTGAGACCGCCGCGCCCGGGCCTGCATCCGGCCCCGCCCTCGTCCCACCCTCCGGGACCGTCCACTGGATCGGCGCGGGCCTGTCCACCGGCAGCGGGCTCGCCGCGCTCTGCGGGGCGGCCGACCGCGTACGGCTGTGGCATCGCACCGAGGAGCGGGCCGGGCGGGCCCTGGCGGCGCTCGGCCTCGCCGGTCGCGCAGAGCCCCGGGCGTACACCCTGGAGGCCCTCACCGCCGAACTGGCCCCCGGGGACGTGGTGGTCTCCATGCTGCCCGCCCCCGAGCACACGGGACTGCTCGCCGCCTGTGTGGCGGGCCGCGCGCACTTCGCCTGCTCCAGCTATGTCTCCGACGCCGTACTGGACCAGGTCCCGGCGGCCACGGCCGCCGGGGTGGTCGTCCTCACCGAGGCGGGCCTCGACCCCGGCATCGACCACCTCTTCGCGCACGACCTCATCGCCCGCGCCCGGGCGGAGATCGGCGCGGACACCGCGGCCGAGGTGAGCCTCACCTCGTACTGCGGAGGGGTCCCCGCCGTCCCGAACGACTTCAGATACCGCTTCAGCTGGGCACCGGCAGGTGTCCTGGGCGCCCTGCGCTCGCCCGCCCGTTACATCGAGGCGGGCGCCGAGACGACAGCCCCGCGCCCCTGGGAGGCCACCCGGCCCCATGAGGTGGACGGGGAGACCTTCGAGGTCTACCCGAACCGCGACAGCGTCCCGTTCGTCGGGCAGTACGGGCTGCCACCGGCCTGGAAACCGCAGACGTTCGTACGCGGCACCTTGCGCCTCGCCGGCTGGTCGGAGGCGTGGCAGCCGGTATTCACCCAACTCGTCGGCGGAGACGACCGGTCGATCGCCGACCTGGCCCGCGACCTGGCCGCCCGCTACCCGACCACGGACGCCGACCGCGACCGGGTGGTCCTCGCGGTGACGTTTGAGGTGAGGGGCGGATCGGGCCACAGGTGGTCGGGTCGCTACCTCCTGGACCTGGAGGGGGAGGCACAGGAGAGCGCGATGGCACGCTGCGTCTCAGGGATGCTGGCGGTCGGCGTAGGGGCGATCCTGCGAGGCACCCTGCCACCGGGCCTGAACCGCGCGGCGGAGACCCCGGAACGCTCGGAGGAGTGGCTGGCGCAACTGGCGGGTGAGGGGATCGAGTTCACGCTCCGGGTGGGCGACTGA
- a CDS encoding saccharopine dehydrogenase, protein MTELHLWLRHETRTTERRTPVVPPDARRLVGAGVTLTVEESPQRVFPIEAYEAAGCRVVEAGSWTVAPADAVIVGLKELPEAPDGPGESPDEAAALRHRHIFFGHAYKAQPGAGALLRRFAAGGGTLFDLEYLVDEDGRRLAAFGYWAGYVGAALAVLHHRGGLTAPLRPLSKKELDDGLHPAPGDERFASLVIGALGRSGRGARAALAEAGLEPTCWDLQETRALDRPALLAHELMVNTVLTTGPSTPFLTDKDLAEPDRSLRTVCDVTCDVGSPYNVLPVYDTVTDWADPVRRLHERPALDLIAIDNLPSLLPEEASTDFSAALTPLLLEFGVGGEWGRCLDRFTQACRELGVRDGGPGDA, encoded by the coding sequence ATGACCGAGCTCCACCTGTGGCTGCGCCACGAGACCCGTACGACCGAGCGGCGCACCCCGGTCGTGCCGCCCGACGCCCGGCGCCTCGTCGGGGCCGGCGTGACGCTCACCGTCGAGGAGTCCCCGCAGCGGGTCTTCCCCATCGAGGCGTACGAGGCGGCCGGCTGCCGGGTCGTCGAGGCGGGCTCCTGGACCGTGGCCCCGGCGGACGCGGTGATCGTCGGCCTCAAGGAACTGCCGGAGGCACCCGACGGGCCGGGGGAGTCCCCCGACGAGGCGGCGGCGTTGCGGCACCGGCACATCTTCTTCGGGCACGCGTACAAGGCGCAGCCGGGCGCCGGGGCGCTGCTGCGCCGCTTCGCCGCGGGCGGCGGAACCCTGTTCGACCTGGAGTACCTGGTGGACGAGGACGGGCGCAGGCTCGCCGCGTTCGGCTACTGGGCGGGCTATGTGGGTGCCGCCCTCGCGGTCCTGCACCACCGGGGCGGGCTGACGGCTCCGCTGCGGCCCCTGTCGAAGAAGGAACTGGACGACGGACTCCACCCGGCCCCCGGCGACGAACGGTTCGCCTCGCTGGTGATCGGCGCGCTGGGCCGCTCCGGACGCGGAGCACGGGCGGCGCTCGCCGAGGCGGGCCTCGAACCGACCTGCTGGGACCTCCAGGAGACCCGCGCGCTGGACCGACCGGCCCTGCTGGCCCACGAGTTGATGGTGAACACGGTGCTCACCACCGGCCCCTCCACCCCGTTCCTCACCGACAAGGACCTGGCCGAGCCGGACCGCAGTCTGCGCACGGTGTGCGACGTGACCTGCGACGTCGGCTCCCCGTACAACGTCCTGCCGGTCTACGACACGGTCACCGACTGGGCGGACCCCGTACGCCGTCTGCACGAACGGCCCGCCCTCGACCTCATCGCCATCGACAACCTGCCGTCCCTGCTGCCCGAGGAGGCGAGCACGGACTTCTCGGCGGCGCTGACACCGCTGCTCCTGGAGTTCGGGGTGGGCGGGGAGTGGGGCCGCTGCCTGGACCGGTTCACGCAGGCGTGCCGCGAACTCGGCGTACGGGACGGCGGGCCGGGCGATGCCTGA
- a CDS encoding NAD(P)/FAD-dependent oxidoreductase encodes MPGRAGVVVIGGGVMGTSIACHLARAGVPDVVLVERDELASGSTARAAGGVRAQFSDELNIQLGARSLEAFARFEEDTGHDIGLRRVGYLFLLSTPGEVEAFEAGVRLQNALGVPSRMTDPAEARRLAPLITTDGLLAAAFSPDDGHCTPEAVVHGYADTARRHGATIVRHCEVTGIETRGDDITAVVTRRGRIATSTVVCAAGAWSRAVGAMAGVDLPVEPLRRQIAVTEPIPDLPPDLPMTIDFTSSLYFHTEGPGLLVGMSDPDERPGFATETHDRWIPRLYEAMERRAPTLLDVRRTGGWAGLYEITPDHNALIGEAAQVSRFLYATGFSGHGFLQGPAVGEVVRDLYLGQDPFVDITPLRADRFAADAPRPEVNLV; translated from the coding sequence GTGCCGGGGCGCGCGGGAGTCGTCGTCATCGGCGGCGGGGTGATGGGCACGAGCATCGCCTGTCACCTGGCGCGGGCCGGTGTGCCCGACGTGGTGCTGGTCGAGCGCGACGAACTGGCCTCCGGGTCCACCGCGCGCGCCGCGGGAGGCGTCCGCGCGCAGTTCTCCGACGAGCTCAACATCCAGCTCGGCGCCCGCAGCCTGGAGGCGTTCGCCCGCTTCGAGGAGGACACGGGCCACGACATCGGACTGCGCCGCGTCGGCTATCTGTTCCTGCTGTCGACGCCCGGGGAGGTCGAGGCGTTCGAGGCCGGGGTCCGGCTGCAGAACGCTCTCGGCGTGCCCAGCCGGATGACCGACCCGGCCGAGGCCCGCCGCCTCGCCCCGCTGATCACCACCGACGGACTGCTGGCCGCCGCCTTCTCCCCGGACGACGGCCACTGCACACCCGAGGCCGTGGTGCACGGCTACGCGGACACCGCCCGCCGCCACGGCGCGACGATCGTCCGCCACTGCGAGGTCACCGGCATCGAGACACGCGGCGACGACATCACGGCCGTCGTCACCCGGCGGGGCCGCATCGCCACGTCCACCGTCGTCTGCGCGGCCGGCGCCTGGTCCCGGGCCGTCGGGGCGATGGCGGGTGTGGACCTGCCGGTGGAGCCGCTGCGCCGCCAGATAGCCGTCACCGAACCGATCCCGGACCTCCCGCCCGACCTCCCCATGACCATCGACTTCACCAGCAGCCTGTACTTCCACACCGAGGGCCCCGGCCTCCTCGTCGGCATGTCCGACCCCGACGAGCGGCCCGGCTTCGCCACCGAGACGCACGACCGCTGGATCCCCCGCCTCTACGAGGCCATGGAACGCCGCGCCCCCACCCTGCTCGACGTACGCAGGACGGGCGGCTGGGCGGGCCTGTACGAGATCACCCCGGACCACAACGCCCTGATCGGCGAGGCCGCCCAGGTCTCCCGCTTCCTGTACGCGACCGGGTTCTCCGGGCACGGCTTCCTTCAGGGACCCGCCGTCGGAGAGGTGGTCCGCGATCTCTACCTGGGGCAGGATCCGTTCGTCGACATCACCCCGCTGCGGGCCGACCGGTTCGCCGCCGACGCCCCGAGACCGGAGGTCAACCTCGTATGA
- the ribA gene encoding GTP cyclohydrolase II: MTEIDGVLAGKSQSAGVERVVSSPLPTVYGDFEAVGYLDRTRGDEQVALVYGDIRGARGEGILTRLHSECLTGDAFGSRHCECGPQLTTALREIAAEGRGVLIYLRGHEGRGIGLLAKLQAMKLQSEGLDTVEANLALGLPVDARDYGVGADILHDLGVRSVRLMSNNPRKREALVRNGIRVDAQVPLLIPPCDDNITYLRTKRERLDHDLPHLDAVVGHRV, translated from the coding sequence ATGACAGAAATAGATGGCGTACTCGCCGGGAAATCCCAGTCCGCAGGCGTCGAGCGGGTCGTGAGTTCTCCGCTGCCCACTGTGTACGGCGATTTCGAGGCCGTCGGCTACCTGGACCGTACCCGCGGAGACGAACAAGTGGCCCTGGTGTACGGCGACATACGGGGCGCCCGGGGCGAGGGAATACTCACCCGGCTGCACTCCGAGTGCCTGACCGGGGACGCGTTCGGGTCCCGGCACTGCGAGTGCGGCCCGCAACTCACCACCGCGCTGAGGGAGATCGCCGCGGAGGGCCGCGGTGTCCTGATCTACCTCCGGGGGCACGAGGGCCGCGGTATCGGACTGCTGGCCAAGCTCCAGGCGATGAAGCTCCAGTCGGAGGGCCTCGACACGGTGGAGGCGAACCTCGCGCTCGGCCTGCCCGTGGACGCCCGTGACTACGGCGTGGGCGCGGACATCCTGCACGACCTCGGTGTCCGCTCGGTGCGGCTGATGTCCAACAACCCGCGCAAGCGGGAGGCGTTGGTCCGCAACGGCATCCGGGTCGACGCCCAGGTGCCGCTGCTGATCCCGCCCTGCGACGACAACATCACCTACCTGCGCACCAAGCGCGAGCGCCTGGACCACGACCTGCCGCACCTGGACGCGGTGGTGGGCCACCGGGTCTGA
- a CDS encoding creatininase family protein, with protein sequence MVDSDGSETRFTASGPLPADTTEDVRTRGAGVARQVAVLPVGSFEQHGRYLPLSTDTLVACAIAREVAAAFPVHLLPPVTISCSHEHAAWPGTVSISSVTLHAMVRDIADSLRRSGVDTLVLINGHGGNYVLGNVVQESTATGARMALFPAVEDWETAREAAGVETSLLTDMHAGEIETSILLHTDPEYLRPGYETSDFVADDRRHLLSLGMSAYTRSGVIGRPSRASAEKGKELLASLADSFGAYFSLLTSDSDVPPVPLAPHVPPAVDPS encoded by the coding sequence ATGGTCGATTCGGACGGTTCGGAAACACGGTTCACGGCGTCAGGGCCCTTGCCGGCGGACACCACGGAGGATGTGCGCACGCGAGGCGCCGGCGTTGCCCGGCAGGTCGCCGTGCTCCCCGTCGGCAGCTTCGAGCAGCACGGCCGGTATCTTCCGCTGTCGACCGACACGCTCGTGGCGTGTGCCATCGCCCGGGAGGTCGCTGCCGCATTCCCCGTTCATCTCCTTCCTCCGGTGACGATCTCCTGCTCCCACGAACACGCGGCCTGGCCGGGAACGGTGAGCATTTCCTCCGTGACACTCCATGCGATGGTGCGGGACATAGCCGATTCACTGCGGCGGTCGGGCGTGGACACGCTCGTACTGATCAATGGTCATGGCGGCAATTACGTGTTGGGCAATGTCGTTCAGGAATCCACCGCCACCGGTGCTCGAATGGCTCTGTTCCCGGCGGTCGAGGACTGGGAAACGGCGCGGGAGGCGGCCGGGGTGGAGACCTCGTTGCTCACCGATATGCATGCGGGGGAAATCGAGACCTCCATTCTGCTGCACACCGATCCCGAATACCTCAGGCCCGGTTACGAGACCTCCGACTTCGTCGCCGACGACCGCAGGCATCTGCTCTCCCTCGGTATGTCGGCCTATACCAGGTCCGGTGTCATCGGCCGCCCTTCGAGGGCGTCCGCCGAGAAGGGGAAGGAACTTCTCGCCTCGCTCGCCGACTCCTTCGGAGCGTACTTCTCCCTACTGACATCCGACTCCGACGTACCGCCGGTTCCGCTCGCACCGCACGTACCGCCGGCCGTCGATCCGTCCTGA
- a CDS encoding class I SAM-dependent methyltransferase: protein MSGTSTSTSTSTGVSTSTAPAEGPGAGERVRDTGTIRLGDRTRGEATDDTTRYAPEWLQLREGVDAAARSSELLDPLRIRLANLPGRAGGFVIHDLGCGTGSMGRWLAPRLDGPQHWVLHDRDPYLLHFAAVGSPRSAADGSRVTVETQRGDVGRLTADALAGASLVTASALLDVLNAGEIEALAAACAGAGCPALLTLSVAGRVELTPADPLDAEIADAFNEHQRRGGLLGPDAISAACDAFSGHGATVRVHPSAWRLGRDESALTAEWLRGWVGAAVEQRPELAARAETYLRERLAACEAGELTVVVHHSDLLALARPAGGV from the coding sequence ATGAGCGGCACCAGCACAAGTACGAGTACGAGTACGGGCGTCAGTACGAGCACGGCGCCGGCGGAGGGCCCGGGGGCGGGGGAGCGCGTACGGGACACAGGAACGATTCGGCTGGGCGACCGTACCCGCGGTGAGGCCACCGACGACACCACCCGCTACGCGCCCGAGTGGCTGCAGCTGCGGGAGGGCGTCGACGCCGCGGCCCGGTCGTCCGAGCTGCTCGATCCGCTGCGGATCCGGCTCGCGAACCTGCCGGGACGGGCGGGCGGGTTCGTCATCCACGACCTCGGCTGCGGCACCGGCTCCATGGGACGCTGGCTCGCGCCCCGGCTCGACGGCCCCCAGCACTGGGTGCTGCACGACCGGGACCCGTACCTGCTGCACTTCGCGGCCGTCGGCTCGCCCCGTTCGGCCGCCGACGGCAGCCGGGTGACGGTGGAGACCCAGCGCGGCGACGTCGGCCGGCTGACCGCCGACGCCCTGGCCGGGGCCTCGCTGGTGACGGCCTCCGCCCTCCTCGACGTCCTCAACGCCGGCGAGATCGAGGCACTGGCCGCGGCCTGCGCCGGAGCCGGCTGCCCCGCCCTCCTCACCCTCTCGGTGGCGGGCCGGGTCGAACTCACCCCGGCCGACCCGCTGGACGCCGAGATCGCCGACGCGTTCAACGAGCACCAGCGGCGCGGGGGCCTGCTCGGCCCGGACGCGATCAGCGCGGCCTGCGACGCCTTCTCGGGGCACGGCGCGACGGTACGGGTGCACCCCAGCGCCTGGCGCCTCGGCCGGGACGAGTCCGCGCTGACCGCGGAGTGGCTGCGCGGCTGGGTCGGCGCGGCCGTCGAGCAGCGGCCCGAACTGGCCGCCCGCGCAGAGACGTATCTGCGTGAACGTCTCGCGGCCTGCGAGGCGGGGGAGCTGACCGTGGTGGTCCACCACAGCGATCTGCTCGCGCTGGCCCGGCCGGCCGGAGGCGTGTGA